The following are encoded in a window of Arctopsyche grandis isolate Sample6627 chromosome 2, ASM5162203v2, whole genome shotgun sequence genomic DNA:
- the LOC143922507 gene encoding tyrosine-protein phosphatase 69D-like, producing the protein MVSDHEISTIVMLSELGEGKCPRYWDDDEIQYDHINVTYLLSESCPYYTRREFQVTNTKNQDRIRVTQLQYHGWPTVSGQVPEVTRGLIELVGQSGVTMSSSTPILVHCSQGTDRSSMFVALSILTIQLRTEKRVDVSTVTRKLRCQRMGCLDTFLQYEFLHRAIVNYVA; encoded by the exons ATGGTTTCAGACCACGAAATCAGCACTATCGTCATGTTGAGTGAG TTGGGCGAAGGAAAGTGTCCTCGATATTGGGACGACGATGAAATCCAGTACGATCATATCAACGTCACTTACCTACTTAGCGAATCCTGTCCGTATTATACTAGACGAGAGTTCCAAGTCACCAATACGAAG AATCAAGATAGAATTAGAGTCACTCAACTGCAATACCACGGCTGGCCGACCGTCAGCGGACAGGTCCCAGAAGTTACCAGAGGGTTGATAGAACTGGTCGGACAGAGTGGAGTGACCATGTCTTCGAGTACGCCGATTTTAGTTCACTGCAG CCAAGGTACGGATCGCTCGTCGATGTTTGTCGCTTTGAGTATTCTAACGATCCAACTCCGCACAGAAAAACGGGTCGACGTATCGACAGTGACGAGGAAACTCCGGTGTCAGAGGATGGGTTGTTTGGACACGTTT TTGCAATACGAGTTTCTTCATCGGGCCATTGTGAACTATGTTGCATAA